Proteins co-encoded in one Campylobacter jejuni genomic window:
- a CDS encoding SH3 domain-containing protein yields MKILLTLIFSVVVLFGRGEISVFSGQDENMQKELQKLPQEEQKIYQNIPPSDENNDFESNVDDPFVAKGSLVLTNDEYPSRVYVGEVFPITIYARTTENTKFDFNISIEKTNLSFLNPDAKWEFINNEYKTTLWFEAKNSNASLSKISIKLLRNNEAFQEADINLNPIKFENTLSNKDFSHLVASSLEIKKIKASYFDDANIIMMVELNATNTNLKSFFIEGIQKQGIENLKGDFNASSAFYYAILPLSKTNFEFSYFNKDSKKLENINLKLKISDDEISTQSDLNPVNKDLNIYKQYTLWFLAVLFGALFVWRKNYIILALAVVCFALSFLVDTNTQNAIIKAGSRAKILPTEPSTYFYTANADEKVEVLGKRQNYIKVLFSDGKIGWVNKDDLQKN; encoded by the coding sequence TTGAAAATTTTATTAACTTTAATTTTTAGTGTTGTTGTATTGTTTGGTAGGGGTGAAATTTCTGTATTTAGCGGCCAAGATGAAAATATGCAAAAAGAATTACAAAAATTACCCCAAGAAGAACAAAAAATTTATCAAAATATTCCGCCAAGTGATGAAAACAATGACTTTGAAAGCAATGTAGATGATCCTTTTGTAGCTAAAGGGAGTTTGGTTCTTACAAATGATGAATATCCAAGTAGGGTATATGTTGGAGAAGTTTTTCCTATTACGATCTATGCTCGCACTACGGAAAATACAAAATTTGATTTTAACATAAGCATAGAAAAAACTAACTTATCTTTTTTAAATCCAGATGCAAAATGGGAATTTATCAATAACGAATATAAAACAACTTTATGGTTTGAAGCCAAAAATTCAAATGCTAGTTTGAGTAAAATTTCTATCAAACTTCTTAGAAATAATGAAGCTTTTCAAGAGGCTGATATCAATCTTAATCCTATCAAATTTGAAAATACTTTATCCAATAAAGATTTTTCACACCTTGTGGCAAGTTCTTTGGAAATTAAAAAAATTAAAGCGAGTTATTTTGATGATGCTAATATCATTATGATGGTAGAACTAAACGCAACCAATACAAATCTTAAAAGCTTTTTTATAGAAGGAATTCAAAAGCAAGGTATTGAAAATTTAAAAGGGGATTTTAATGCTTCTAGTGCTTTTTATTATGCTATTTTGCCATTAAGTAAAACAAATTTTGAATTTTCGTATTTCAATAAGGACAGTAAAAAGCTTGAAAATATAAATTTAAAACTAAAAATTAGTGACGATGAGATCAGCACTCAGAGTGATTTAAATCCTGTAAATAAAGACTTAAATATTTATAAACAATATACCTTATGGTTTTTAGCGGTTTTATTTGGAGCTTTATTTGTATGGAGAAAAAATTACATTATTCTGGCTTTGGCAGTTGTTTGTTTTGCACTTAGTTTTCTTGTAGATACCAATACTCAAAATGCAATTATCAAGGCTGGTTCTAGGGCTAAAATTTTACCTACAGAGCCTTCAACTTATTTTTATACGGCAAATGCAGATGAAAAAGTAGAAGTTTTAGGCAAAAGACAAAATTATATTAAAGTACTGTTTTCTGATGGAAAAATAGGTTGGGTTAATAAAGATGATTTACAAAAAAATTAA
- a CDS encoding S41 family peptidase, with amino-acid sequence MMELILKTKRFFAGLAGFATTFILCLFLTSHLQAKVDQKEEQVQKRLEALDKLTKTLAIVEQYYVDDQNISDLVDKSLSGLLSNLDAHSSFLNEKDFNDMKIQTNGEFGGLGITVGMKDGALTVVSPIEGTPADKAGIKSGDIILKINDEATLGINLNDAVDKMRGKPKTQITLTIFRKGATKPFDVTLTREIIKIESVYAKMIENENILYLRVTNFDKNVVDVASKELKKYPNVKGVILDLRNNPGGLLNQAIGLVNLFVDKGVIVSQKGRIASENQEYKADPKNKISNASLVVLVNGGSASASEIVSGALQDLKRGVIVGENTFGKGSVQQIIPINKTEALRLTIARYYLPSGRTIQAVGVKPDIEVFPGKVNTQEDGFSIKESDLKQHLESELEKIDKNKKEDKQENKDNKNLISQKQINDDAQLNSAIDTIKILNIKQGR; translated from the coding sequence ATGATGGAGCTTATTTTGAAAACAAAACGATTTTTTGCGGGTCTTGCAGGCTTTGCCACTACTTTTATTTTATGTCTATTTTTAACAAGTCATTTACAAGCTAAAGTTGATCAAAAAGAAGAGCAGGTTCAAAAACGCCTAGAAGCTTTAGATAAGCTTACAAAAACTCTTGCTATAGTAGAGCAATACTATGTGGATGATCAAAATATCAGCGATTTGGTGGATAAATCTTTATCAGGACTTTTAAGCAATCTTGATGCGCATTCTTCTTTTTTAAATGAAAAAGATTTTAATGATATGAAAATTCAAACCAATGGCGAATTTGGTGGCCTTGGTATAACCGTAGGTATGAAAGATGGCGCTTTAACAGTTGTTTCTCCTATAGAAGGAACACCAGCAGATAAAGCAGGGATAAAATCAGGAGATATTATTTTAAAAATTAATGATGAGGCCACTTTGGGAATTAATCTCAATGATGCTGTAGATAAAATGCGTGGTAAGCCAAAAACTCAAATCACTTTAACCATTTTTAGAAAAGGTGCAACAAAACCTTTTGATGTTACACTTACAAGAGAAATTATTAAGATAGAAAGTGTTTATGCAAAAATGATAGAAAATGAAAACATTCTTTATCTTAGGGTTACAAATTTTGATAAAAATGTTGTAGATGTGGCAAGTAAAGAACTTAAAAAATATCCTAATGTTAAAGGAGTTATTTTAGATCTTAGAAATAATCCTGGTGGACTTTTAAATCAAGCCATAGGACTTGTAAATTTATTTGTAGATAAAGGTGTTATTGTTTCTCAAAAAGGACGCATCGCAAGTGAAAATCAAGAATATAAAGCCGATCCTAAAAACAAAATTTCTAATGCTTCTTTGGTTGTGCTTGTAAATGGTGGAAGTGCTAGTGCAAGTGAAATTGTAAGTGGAGCTTTACAAGATCTTAAACGCGGTGTTATTGTGGGTGAAAATACTTTTGGAAAAGGTAGTGTTCAGCAAATCATACCTATTAATAAAACTGAAGCTTTAAGGCTTACTATTGCAAGATATTATCTTCCAAGCGGGCGTACTATTCAAGCAGTGGGTGTAAAACCTGATATTGAAGTTTTTCCAGGTAAAGTAAATACTCAAGAAGATGGTTTTTCTATAAAAGAAAGCGACTTAAAACAACATTTAGAAAGTGAGCTTGAAAAAATAGATAAAAATAAAAAAGAAGATAAGCAAGAAAATAAAGACAATAAAAATCTAATCAGTCAAAAACAAATCAATGATGATGCACAGTTAAATTCAGCTATTGATACTATTAAAATTTTAAATATCAAACAAGGACGATAA
- the purS gene encoding phosphoribosylformylglycinamidine synthase subunit PurS translates to MEVIVNISLKNGVLDPQGKAVEKALHSLNFNSVKEVKIAKQIKISLDEKDEKLAKEQVKKMCEELLVNGVIEDYELIIEKE, encoded by the coding sequence ATGGAAGTTATTGTAAATATTTCTTTAAAAAATGGAGTTTTAGATCCACAAGGCAAAGCGGTGGAAAAAGCTTTGCATTCTTTAAATTTTAATAGTGTTAAAGAAGTAAAAATAGCAAAACAAATCAAAATTTCTCTTGATGAAAAAGATGAAAAATTAGCCAAAGAGCAAGTAAAAAAAATGTGTGAAGAGTTGTTGGTAAATGGCGTCATTGAAGATTATGAGCTTATAATTGAGAAAGAGTAA
- the purC gene encoding phosphoribosylaminoimidazolesuccinocarboxamide synthase: MTKKEMLYEGKGKKLFKTDDENLLISEFKDDLTAFNAEKRGNESGKGALNCRISTEIFHLLEKNGIKTHLVETISDTEQVVKKCKIVPIEVIVRNVATGSLTKRLGIKDGTVLPFALVEFCLKDDALGDPFINDEHCLILNLVQNEAQISEIKNMARKINSILTPFFDNKNLRLIDFKIELGLTKDNELVLADEISPDSCRFWDKFSNEKLDKDRFRQDLGNVKMAYEEVLKRILN, from the coding sequence ATGACAAAAAAAGAAATGCTCTACGAAGGAAAAGGTAAAAAACTTTTCAAAACTGATGATGAAAATTTACTAATTAGTGAGTTTAAAGATGATTTAACCGCTTTTAATGCAGAAAAAAGAGGCAATGAAAGTGGAAAAGGTGCATTAAACTGTAGAATCAGTACTGAAATTTTTCATTTGCTCGAAAAAAATGGGATTAAAACCCATTTGGTAGAAACTATAAGTGATACAGAACAAGTGGTTAAAAAATGTAAAATTGTTCCTATTGAAGTTATAGTACGCAATGTTGCAACAGGTTCTCTTACAAAAAGACTGGGCATTAAAGATGGCACTGTGCTACCTTTTGCTTTGGTAGAATTTTGTCTTAAAGATGATGCCTTAGGCGATCCTTTTATCAATGATGAGCATTGTTTGATTTTAAATTTAGTGCAAAATGAAGCTCAAATTAGTGAAATTAAAAATATGGCTAGAAAGATTAACTCTATTTTAACTCCATTTTTTGACAATAAAAATTTAAGGCTGATTGACTTTAAAATCGAACTGGGTTTAACTAAAGATAATGAACTTGTTTTAGCCGATGAAATAAGCCCTGATAGTTGTAGATTTTGGGATAAATTTAGTAATGAAAAATTAGACAAAGATAGATTTCGTCAAGATCTAGGTAATGTAAAAATGGCTTATGAAGAAGTTTTAAAAAGAATATTAAATTAA
- the plsC gene encoding lysophospholipid acyltransferase family protein, translating to MIYKKIKALYFWIFFVLSVALVVFCFCFTKSQNTLWKIRKIWAKFQRYTISYKQEIIGTFNPQAQMILMNHQSALDIIALEELYPKNLCWIAKKELGEIPIFKVAMKKPKLLCIDRKNPRDLVRVLKEAKERISEDRVLAIFPEGTRSKNEKMLKFQSGAKILSEKLNLKVQPILIVDSAKILDTKSFSASSGVLKIICMDLVDTNDDKWLENTRKKMQELLDQERAKLC from the coding sequence ATGATTTACAAAAAAATTAAAGCTCTTTATTTTTGGATTTTTTTTGTTTTAAGCGTTGCTTTGGTGGTTTTTTGTTTTTGCTTTACAAAATCTCAAAACACACTTTGGAAAATCCGCAAAATTTGGGCTAAATTTCAAAGATATACTATCTCTTATAAACAAGAAATCATTGGCACTTTTAATCCGCAAGCTCAGATGATTTTAATGAATCATCAAAGTGCTTTAGATATCATCGCTTTAGAAGAATTATATCCTAAAAATTTATGCTGGATTGCCAAAAAAGAATTAGGAGAAATTCCTATTTTCAAAGTTGCTATGAAAAAACCAAAACTTCTTTGTATAGATAGAAAAAATCCGCGTGATTTGGTACGAGTTTTAAAAGAAGCAAAAGAAAGAATTAGTGAAGATAGGGTTTTGGCTATTTTTCCAGAAGGAACTAGATCTAAAAATGAAAAAATGCTTAAATTTCAAAGTGGAGCAAAAATTTTAAGTGAAAAATTAAATCTTAAAGTTCAACCCATTTTAATTGTGGATTCTGCAAAAATTTTAGACACAAAAAGTTTTAGTGCAAGCAGCGGAGTGCTTAAAATCATTTGTATGGATTTAGTCGATACAAATGATGACAAATGGCTTGAAAACACTAGAAAAAAAATGCAAGAATTACTCGATCAAGAAAGAGCTAAGCTTTGCTAA
- the crcB gene encoding fluoride efflux transporter CrcB: MLNTLLVVGFGGFIGAILRMLSINLVNKFFPYSISLGTLFVNVLGSFIIGLLFSYAQNKGLSPLLKSFISTGFLGAFTTFSTFSYQNLLLLQSGNYLHFALNIILNVFLCLFATWLGFIIFK, translated from the coding sequence TTGCTAAATACCCTTTTAGTTGTTGGTTTTGGGGGATTTATAGGAGCAATCTTAAGAATGCTTTCTATTAATTTAGTGAATAAATTTTTTCCTTATTCTATCAGCCTTGGAACTCTTTTTGTTAATGTTTTGGGTTCTTTTATCATAGGACTTTTGTTTTCTTATGCCCAAAATAAAGGTTTATCTCCTTTGCTTAAAAGCTTTATAAGTACAGGTTTTTTAGGAGCTTTTACAACTTTTTCTACTTTTTCTTATCAAAATTTACTTCTTTTGCAAAGTGGAAATTATCTTCATTTTGCGTTAAATATTATCTTAAATGTCTTTCTTTGCTTATTTGCTACATGGCTTGGTTTTATAATTTTCAAATAA